The window AATCGGCGGCGCACTAGCTCCGCTGGGGTGCGGTATCCGGGTGCGGCCCGGTGGGGGCTGATCGCGCAGTTCCCCGCGCCCCTGGGTGGGTGGGGGTCGGTGTGGTTCGTCGGCTGCGAGTGCGATGTGGCTGGTCGCGCAGTTCCCCGCGCCCCTTACTTTTAAGGGGCGCGGGAACTGCGCGACCAGCCCCCACCGGCCCGCACCCGACGAACAACGCCCCCCGACCCCACCCAACCCCCGGAGGCCCCGTCACCCACGTGGCCCCCGACCAGAAGCCCCCAGCGGAGCGCCCCGCAAGGATGCGGGCATGGGTCCTCACATACGACACATACGGCGCGTACACGCACAGCGCGCACAGCGCATACAGCGCGCACGGTGCGTACGCCACTGCCGCACCGCCCTGGTCGCAGCCCTCGCCTCCGTGCTCCTCACCCCGGTCCCCGCCATCGCGGCAACCGCGGCCAGCCCCAGAATCCCGGCCGGCGCCACGACCAGACGCGTCCCGGCCGACACGGCCGAGTGGACGGACTGGCAGCTCCGGCAGGGCGCCCCGGGCCACCACGCCTCCTCGGCCGACCCCACCGACACCGTCACCTGCCAGGCACCCCACGCCCCCGACCTGGCCGCCCGGCTGTCCCAGGACATCCAGGCGGCCCTGTCGGGGAGGGACGGCACGGTCTCCGTGGCGGTCCACGACGACTCCGGGCTGACCTGCGAACGCGCGGGCGAGCGGCAATACGACTCGGCGAGCGTCGTCAAGGTGCTGATCATGGAGGGACTGCTCCGCCGGGCCGAGGAGCTGGGGCGCCGGCTCACGCAGTGGGAGGAGACGAACGTACGCCCCATGATCGTCAGCTCCGACAACGACTCCACCGCGCGCCTCTGGGCCGACCTGGGCCGCAGCTATCTGAGCGACTTCCTCACCCGCGTCCGTACCAGCGCCACCCTCCTGGGCCCGGGCCGCTACTGGGGCCTCACCCGCACCACGGCCACCGACCAGTTGCGTTTGCTGGCCGTACTGACGAACGCCCAGTCCTTCCTCCGCACCCGCGCCTACGGCCTGAAACTGCTCTCCGAGGTCCGCTCGGACCAGCGCTGGGGCGTCCCCGCCGGCATGCCGCAAGGGCTGACGGCACACGTCAAGAACGGCTGGCTGCCCAGAGCCACCCACGGCTGGCGCGTCCACAGCATCGGCGCCTTCACCGGCGAGGGCCGCAGCTACCGCATCGTCGTCCTGTCCCACGACAACCCGACGATGGCGTACGGCGTCCGCACCATCGAGCGCATAGCCCAGGCCGTCCACCGGGGCCTGGGCCAGGGCCGCGGCGTCGGCCGCGACCTCACCCCGGAGACCGCGATCAGCGAGGAGTCGGACGGCTCGGCTCCGTACGAGCCGCTGCCTGGCTGGGACGAACCGGAGCCGGACGCCACACCCTGACCGCCACGCCGTACAGCGCGAGGCCGACGGCGAGACCCGCCCCCGCCCCGAAGCACACGGTGGGAATCAGCTCCCAGGGCTTCGCGTCGGCCGACCAGTGGTCCCACCAGCGCGTCGCCCGCCGCACCGCGGCCACCGTCGCGCAGCCACCGATCACGGCCGCCGCGAGCCACCGGTCCCGTACGGACAGCACCGGCACCCCCACGGGCTCGGTGTCGCGCTGCCGTCGGAGGGCGACCACCACGAAGGCGGCGATCACCACCGCGGCGACCGCCGAACCGCCGTACTGCAGATACCAGTAGAGCGGCGAGCCCGCGATCTCCTGCCCGAGGACCGGAAAGACCCGCATGCCCCACCGGTCGAGATGCGTGAACGCGTCCCACACGACATGCGTCAACGAACCGACCACCGCGGACACGTACCACCACAGGGCCAGTGACGGCCGGACGCGGGCGCGCGGCGCACCGCAGCGCAGAAGAGCCCCGACGCGTCCCTGCCGGGCGCGCGGCAGCAGAGCCACCAGCGGCTCGCGCAGCACCAGCCAGGCGCCCACGAGCGCCCAGGCGACCAGGACATCGACCGTGAACACTCCGGTGAAGGAGTGCGTGAAGTCGCCGAACTCCATCGCCTCCGGCAGCACACTCGCCGCGTAATAGGTCATGTCGGGCGCGAACGAACCGGCCACGAGCAGGGCCGGAACCAGTCGGCCGCGTCCGGTCCCGTCGGTGCGCATGGCCGGCAGAACGGCCGCGGCATGGCTGAGGGTGAACGGCAACGGGGCTCCTTGCGAACGGCATTGACCGCGATCGACCGCGCGCGACGGCCTGTCGGCCCCGAACGGTCCGGGCGATCCCTTGATCGATGACGCTCAGTATGAGGTCAGCAGTTCCCGTGGGTCCCGCATGTCCCCAGGAGGCCAGGGCAGGAGAAACGGGATATGGCCAACCGGTGAAAAACGGGCACGAACGGGTGTCTGCGCAACGGAAGTTGTCGTAGGGTCGCCTGGGTCGCCGTGCTGGGGAGTGCGGCCGGACAACAGGAAACGCGCGAGGCGCGGGCGATCGTCCACGGGAGGGGTTCACGCAATGGCGGCGCAATTCGGCAGGCGAGTTGTCAAGGGGGCGGCAACCACCGCTGTGGCCGCGGTCGCGGTCGCGGCGCTGTCCGCGTCCCAGGCGCCGGGCGTGACCGACACCGCGCAGGGCAGACAGAACACCGGTTCCCAGCCCTCGTCCGACCCGGACGCCGACAACAGCGCCACCGGCAACTCGCCGTACTACACCGACCTCCCGCCGCTCAACAGCCCCACCCCGACGCCGACTACGGGCACCGGAACGCCGACCGGCACGGGCGAGGCCGAGGCCGGCATACCCGCGACCGTCCTCGACGCCTACAAGAAGGCCGAGGCGGCGCTGGGCGAGTCCAAGCCCGGCTGCAATCTGCCCTGGCAACTCCTCGCCGCCATCGGCAAGGTCGAGTCCGGCCAGGCACGCGGCGGCCGCGTCGACGCCAACGGCACCACGATCACCCCGATCCTCGGCCCGGTCCTCAACGGCAACGGCTTCGCGAACATCACCGACACCGACGGCGGCGCGTACGACGGGGACACCACCCACGACCGTGCCGTCGGCCCCATGCAGTTCATCCCCTCCACCTGGGAGTGGTCGGGCCGCGACGGCAACGGCGACGGCAAGAAGGACCCCAACAACATCTACGACGCGGCTCTCGCCGCCGGCGGCTACCTGTGCCGGTTCGGCTGGGACCTGTCGGACAAGGCCGACCTCAGGCGCGCGATCCTCAGCTACAACAACTCGACGCACTACCTGAACACGGTCCTGTCGTGGCTGGAGTACTACCGCAAGGGCACCCACGAGGTCCCGGACGGCACGGGCACGCTGCCCTCCGGCCGCAGCGACGACAACAACGGGTCGAGCTCCTCCCCGACGCCGACACCGACCCCGCCGGGCACGACCCCGCCCAGTTCCCAGCCGCCGGGCGGCGGCGGTTCCACGAGCCCCAGCCCGAAGCCGCCCACCACGACCCCGCCGCCGAGCACGCCGCCGACGACTCCCGCCACGCCCACCGACACGGTGGACCACCTGGAGGACGCGGGCACGGCCAAACTCACCGCGACCGCGGGCGACGCCTTCGCCGAGAAGATCGCCACCCGCACCGAGACCGAGGCAGGCAAGGCCGTCGCGAAGGTCCGGGTCCGGTTCACGATCGTCGGCGACACCGACTCCGTCTTCACCGGCGGCGAGAGCGTCGCGACCGTCGTCACCAACAGCTCCGGCGTGGCCACCGCGCCCGCCCTCAAGGCCGGCGAGAAGACGGGCGACTTCACGGTCCGCGCCACCGTCGTCGGCCGTGCCGTCTCCGGCCTCGACTACAAGGCGACGGTCACCGCGCGCCAGGCCGACGCACTCGCCCGCACGAGTGACACCGCGCTGACCTGCGTCGCGGGCGGCGAGTTCGCGGACCAGGTCGAGCTGAAGGCGACCTACAAGGGTGCCGCAGCGGACGGCGTCGCGGCCACCGCCACGCTCATCAAGGCGGCGGACGACGCGACCGCGAACGACAAGGGCCCCTACTTCAAGGACGCGGACGGCAAGACCGTACGGACCCTCGCGGGCCTCAAGACGGACGCGAACGGCCTGTTGAAGCTGCCGAAGCTGTACGCGGACGACACGGCCGGCACGTTCCTGCTCCGCATCAACACCACCGGCGGCGCGACGCTCACGGTCGAGCTGAAGGTGACGGCGGCGGCAGCGACCGCCTCACCGAGCCCCTCCGCCTCGTAGCCCCGTAGGCCTGCGGAACGACGGTGCCCCTCCACCCGGCCGGGTGGAGGGGCACCGTCGTTCTGTGTGTGCAACGTGTTCTCATCTCGCCCGCCCGTTGCTACGGTGCCCGACCTGACGATGTATCAGCTTCGCCGAGTCGGGAGGCCCCGCATGCGTGCCCTGATCGCCGCCGCGACCGGTCTCGCCGTCGCGCTCGCGCTCGTCCTCACCATCACTGCCATGGGTTCACCGGCGGGCGAGACGTCCCCCAAGCCGCTGCTCACCACCGTCCCCAGCCACCCGTGACACACGCCCGCACCGCACGCCCGTGACGCACACCCCCGACGCACAGGGAGGGCCGCCGAGATGCGCCGCAAGGCCAGCCTGATCCTGCTCGCCCTCGCCGTGTTCTTCGCGGCGCTGTCCCCGCTGACGCGCTGGTACGCCTTCCCGCGCCTCGCCAAGATCCCGGCCGACCAGTACCAGGACATGGTCCTGGAGGCGAAGGACGCGACCCTCCTCGACTACGGCACGATGACGGCCAAGAAGGTCGACAAGGTCACCGTCGTACAGACCCTCAAGGGCAACGTCGAGGCCTCCGAGAAGATCGAGAAGACCGCGGGCCGCGACGTCGTCGTCTGGGACGGCCTCTCCTACGTCCAGGGCCCCGACGGCAAGATGGTCTCCAAGATCCCCGAGCGCTACATCTTCGACGCGCACACCCAGGAACCCGTCCACGCCACCGGCGAGATGGTCGACGGCGACCCCGTCAAACGCGAGGGCATCGAGTTCAAGTGGCCCTTCCTCACGGAGAAGAGGGACTACGAGTACTTCGACGCACAGGCCCGCATCACCGCACCGATCCACTACAAGGGCGAGCAGGACTTCCGGGGCGTAAACGTTTACTACTTCGAGCAGACCATCCCCTGGACCAAGGTGCCCTTCCCGAAGATCATGCCGGTCGAGGGCATCACTCCGGAGTCGGTCGCCAAGACGGGCACGACCCGCTGGTACACCACGGTCCGCAAGTTCTGGGTCGAACCCACCACCGGAGCACCCGTCTACGGAGAAGAGATCCACAAGGAGGAACTGCGCGGCGGCACGCTCCTCGGGGACCGCGAAAAGGTGACCGCCTTCGCCGGGCACGTGAAGATACGCGAGGACTACATCCGCTCGACGGTCGACCTGGTCAAGTCCCAGCGGCTGCTCGTCCTGCTGATGACCTCGTACCTGCCGTGGGGCTTCCTGATCCTCGGCGCAGGCCTGCTGTCGCTCTCCCTCTACCTGGAGGCCCGCAGCCGCCGCCCCGGCGACCCCTCACCGACGGAGACCCGCGAACCGGAACCGGTCAGCGCCTGAGGCGCGCGTTCGTGTGCCGGGTCGGTTCGGCGGTGGCTGGGTCCTCGGGCCACGGATGCTTCGGATACCGGCCGCGCAGCTCCGCCCGTACGCCCCGGTAGCCGTCCCGCCAGAAGGACACCAGGTCGGCCGTCACGGCGGCCGGGCGGCCCGCGGGCGACAGCAGATGCACGACCACGGGCACCCCGGCGACGGCCGGCGACTCCCGCGCCCCGAACATCTCCTGCAACTTCACCGCCAGCACGGGCCGTTCCGGATCCGCGTAGTCCACCCGGATCCTGGACCCGCTCGGCACCTCGATGCGCTCCGGCGCCAACTCGTCGAACCGGGCCGCCTCCCCGGACGCCCACGGCAACAGCCGGCCCAACGCCTGCCCGGCGTCGATCCGCTCCAGATCGGCCCGCCGCCGAGCCCGGCCCAACTCCGGCTCCAGCCACTCGTCCACGCGCGCGTGGAGCGCGTCGTCCGACACATCGGGCCAGGGGGCACCGAGCCGGTGACGCAGGAACCCGAGCCGCTGCCGCAGCACCTCGGCGTCCCGGGACCACCGCAGCACCCCGAACCCTTCCTCCCTCAACCCCTCAAGAAGAGCCTCCCTTACGAGCCCGGGCTCGGCGTTCCGCAACGGCCGTACGGTCAACTCCACCGCGCCCAGCCGCTCGACCCGCCGCGCCACGACGTCCCCGTCGGCCCAGCGCACCTCGTCGCTCTTGCCGTACAGGGCCCCGGCCGCCTCGCGCGCGACCGCCTCGTCCACCACGGCCCCGAGCCGCACGCGCGCGTGCCCCGCACCGACGGGCCGATCGGCAACGGCGACAGCGATCCACGAGGCGTCCCGCAGCCCACTCCCGTCCCCCACCTCGGCCCGAGTACCGGACACCATGAGAAAAGAGCCCCCTTGCTTCCGGGCAACCCGCTCGGGAAAGGCGAGGGCGGCGACGAGCCCCACGGCACGGTCGTCGGTAGGGGCTTCGCCAAGGCGCGCCCCATCAGGGGCGCGGGGAACTGCGCGACCAGCCACGGACGGCCCGCATGTATCGAACAGCGCATCCCGCGGAGCGCTCGGCGCGGGCGCCGACGCGGACCGCAGTCGCCGAACTTCGGTGCGCCACCGCCCGGCATAGGCGTCACCCCCACGCCGCGCCGCCCGCAAGGCAGCGGCAAGATCATCCCCGTACTCCCGAGGCGGCTCCTCACTCAACAGGGCAACCACCTCAGCAGCGCGCTCCGCACCCACGGAGTGCCCCGCGTCCAGCAACGCCCGCCCCAGCCGCGGATGCAACCCGAGCCGAGACATCCGTACACCCCGCTCCGTCGGACGCCCGTCGGAGCCCACCGCGCCGATGGCCTCCAGAACGCCCCGAGCGGCCGCCATGGCGCCTCCCGGCGGCGGATCCAGCAGCGCCAGCCCCGACGCGTCGGGATCGCCCCAGCAGGCCGCCTGGAGGGCGAACGCCGTCAGGTCGGCCACCTTGATCTCCGGCGCCGGGAAACGCGACAGCCGCCCGTCCTCAGCCTCGGCCCAGCACCGGTACACCGCGCCCGGTGCCTCGCGCCCGGCGCGCCCCGCCCGCTGCCGGCCGGCCGCCTGCGAGGCCCGTACCGTCGCCAACGCGCTCAGCCCCCGCGCGTGATCGACCCGGGGCTCGCGCGCGAGCCCGGAGTCCACGACCACCCGCACGCCCGGAACCGTCAGCGACGACTCGGCCACCGACGTCGAGAGGACCACCCGGCGCCGCGTACCCCCGGACAGCACCGCGTCCTGCACCGCGGCCGGCGCCCGCCCGTGCACCTGAAGCACCTCGACATCACCGAGCCCGCCGAGCTGCCCGGCGACCCGCGCGATCTCCCCGACACCGGGCAGGAAGCACAGGACGTCCCCGTCGCGTTCGGAAAGCGCCCGCCGCACCACCGACGCCACGTGCGTCAGCAGCACCGGGTCCACCCGCATGCCGTGCGGCGGCCGTACGGGGCGTACGGGCGGCGCCCAGACCACCTCGACCGGGTAGGACACGCCCTCCGCCTCGACCACCGGAACCTCGCCCAGCAGCCTCGCCCACCCCTCGGCGTCGGTCGTGGCGGAGGCGGCCACCAGCCGCAGCTCGGGGCGCAGCGCGGCCTGTACGTCCAACAGGAACGCGGCCACCGTGTCGGCGTCCAGATGCCGTTCGTGGCACTCGTCGAGCACGACCACGTCGACGCCCGCCAGTTCCTGGTCCCGCTGCAGCCGTTGCAGCAGCACACCGGTCGTGACGACCTCCACGCGCGCGCGTGGCCCGACCACCCGCTCCCCGCGCACGGTGTACCCGACGCTCTCGCCGACCTTCTCGCCAAGCAGCCACGCCATCCGCCGCGCGGCCGCCCGCGCCGCGATCCGCCGCGGCTCGGCGACCACGACACGGCGCATGGGCCCGTCGCCGACCAGACCGGCGAGCACGAGCGGCACGAGGGTCGTCTTGCCGGTGCCGGGCGGCGCGACCAGCACGGCACCGCCGTGCGCGTCCAGGGCGTCGCCCAGGCCGGGCAGCGCACCGCGGACGGGCAGGAGGTCCAGAGCGTCGTAACGGATCACATGCTCAGTCTCTCCCGCAGCCTTCGGCCGGGGGTGCCCCCAACTAGCTTCGCTCGCACACGAAGATCGCCGAGCCGGGGATGAGGTTTCCCCGAAGGGGCGACCAGCCGCCCCACTCCTGGGTGTTCCAGGCGGGCCACTGCGGCTCGACCAGGTCGACCAGCCGGAAACCGCCCGCCACCACGTCCCGGACGCGGTCGCCGACCGTCCTGTGGTGCTCGACGTACACCGCGCGGCCCGCGTCGTCCTGCTCGACGTACGGCGTGCGGTCGAAGTACGAGGAGGTCACGGTCAGTCCCTCGGGGCCGGGCTCGTCGGGGAAGGCCCAGCGGATCGGGTGCGTGACGGAGAAGACGAACCGGCCGCCGGGCCGCAGCACCCTGTGCACCTCCCGCAGGACCTTCACGGGGTCCGCGACGAACGGCAGCGCCCCGTAGGCGGAGCACGCGAGGTCGAAGGAGGCGTCCGCGAACGGGAGTGCGCCGGCGTCCGCCTCGACGAGCCCCACCCCCTTGGCGCCGATCCGCAGCGCGTGCTGGAGCTGGCGGTGCGAGAGGTCCAGGGCGACCGGACGGGCCCCCTGGGCGGCCAGCCAGCGCGAGCACTGGGCGGCACCCGCGCCGATCTCCAGGACGTCCTTTCCGGCCAGTTCCTCCATCGGTCCGAGCAACTCGGCCTCGATCTCGTCGAGGCCCTCTGGGCCCCACACGAAACGGTCGTCGCCGAGAAACGTGCCGTGCTCGACCTGGTACTCGTCCGCGTTCCGGTCCCACCAGCCACGATTGGCGCGGGTGCTCTCGCCGGACCCCGCCTCCCGTCGTGTCGCCTCGGGCTCGAACGGTTCGGGCTCTTGGATGATCGGCTCCCTCGTACTAATCTGCGGTCTCTTCCGTCCGACCCGTCCGCGGCGGCCGTCACGCAAGGGGTGCCGCAGGGCCCTGGTGGCCTCGTGAGACGGGTCTTGTGCCGGGTATGCGGCGATCCGCCCCGGGTGTGCGCCTTCGCGCATTGACCCTGTCCGGCTGCCCCCGTATGCTACAAGTTGCGCTGCGGGCCTGCGCTCCTCAGACGTAGCAGGCTGCGCTCGCATCTGTTGTATGTCCCCTCGGTTTTCGAGGCGCCACCGGCAAGTGTTCGTCATCGAACACGCCCGGATTCGGCGCTTCCTTGGCTGTCCGGCTTCTTCAGAGCGAAACGGGCTCCCGGCGTAAGCAGTACCTACGACTCACTGTCCGTACCGGAGCCCTTACCCACATGACGAGCAGCACCGAGACCACCGCCACCACCCCGCAGGTTGCGGTCAACGACATCGGTAACGAGGAAGCCTTCCTCGCCGCGATCGACGAGACGATCAAGTACTTCAACGACGGCGACATCGTCGACGGCGTCATCGTGAAGGTCGACCGGGACGAGGTCCTGCTCGACATCGGTTACAAGACCGAAGGTGTCATCCCGAGCCGCGAGCTCTCGATCAAGCACGACGTCGACCCCAACGAGGTCGTCAAGGTCGGCGACGAGATCGAAGCCCTTGTTCTCCAGAAGGAGGACAAGGAAGGCCGCCTGATCCTCTCGAAGAAGCGCGCCCAGTACGAGCGCGCCTGGGGCACCATCGAGAAGATCAAGGAAGAGGACGGCATCGTCACCGGCACCGTCATCGAGGTCGTCAAGGGTGGTCTCATCCTCGACATCGGCCTCCGTGGCTTCCTGCCGGCTTCTCTCGTCGAGATGCGCCGTGTCCGCGACCTCCAGCCCTACGTGGGCAAGGAGCTCGAGGCGAAGATCATCGAGCTGGACAAGAACCGCAACAACGTGGTCCTGTCCCGCCGCGCCTGGCTCGAGCAGACCCAGTCCGAGGTTCGCCAGACGTTCCTCACCACCCTGCAGAAGGGTCAGGTCCGCTCCGGCGTCGTCTCCTCGATCGTCAACTTCGGTGCGTTCGTGGACCTGGGTGGCGTCGACGGTCTCGTTCACGTCTCCGAGCTCTCCTGGAAGCACATCGACCACCCCTCCGAGGTTGTCGAGGTCGGCCAGGAAGTCACCGTCGAGGTCCTCGACGTCGACATGGACCGCGAGCGTGTCTCCCTGTCGCTCAAGGCGACGCAGGAAGACCCGTGGCAGCAGTTCGCCCGTACGCACCAGATCGGTCAGGTCGTCCCGGGTAAGGTCACCAAGCTCGTTCCCTTCGGTGCGTTCGTGCGCGTCGACGAGGGCATCGAGGGTCTGGTCCACATCTCCGAGCTGGCCGAGCGCCACGTGGAGATCCCGGAGCAGGTCGTCCAGGTCAACGACGAGATCTTCGTCAAGGTCATCGACATCGACCTCGAGCGTCGCCGGATCTCGCTGTCCCTGAAGCAGGCCAACGAGTCCTTCGGTGCCGACCCGGCCTCGGTCGAGTTCGACCCGACGCTCTACGGCATGGCCGCGTCGTACGACGACCAGGGCAACTACATCTACCCCGAGGGCTTCGACCCCGAGACCAACGACTGGCTCGAGGGCTACGAGTCCCAGCGCGAGGTGTGGGAGAACCAGTACGCCGAGGCGCAGACGCGCTTCGAGCAGCACCAGGCTCAGGTCATCAAGTCCCGCGAGGCGGACGCCCAGGCCGAGGCCGAGGGTGTCGCCACCCCGGGTGCGGCTCCGGCCGCCTCCGGTGGCAGCGGTGGCGGCGGTTCGTACTCCTCGGAGTCGGACGACAACTCCGGCGCCCTGGCGTCGGACGAGGCGCTGGCCGCCCTCCGCGAGAAGCTGGCCGGAGGCCAGAGCTGATCGCACACCTTCTAGGCAGTAACTAGCTGGTGACTGCGGGCCCGCACCCTTCTGGGTGCGGGCCCGCAGTGCGTTGCCGGTGCCCGGAGCCTCGCGTCGGCCCCGACCGGAGCCTGGAGTTGACCCTGCCCTGGGCCTGCGCACAGGGGGCCTCGCCGGCGCGGGCACGAAGGCGGACGGCCCGCTTCTGCGACGACGGCGTTGCACTGTCATGGCAAGGTCAAAGCCGGTGGCAGCGCATGAGAAGCAGGTAAAAGGGGGCAGCGAACGGGGGTGAGCGGGGAATGCTCGTGTCCTGGTCCGCGTTGTGGAGTACGAACACGAGGAGGAGCGGTCACTGTGCTTGATCCGCAGGGTTTGTACGCATGGGAGCCGAAGGGCCTGGCTGTCGTCGACATGGCGCTCGCCCAGGAGTCGGCCGGTCTTGTCATGCTCTACCACTTCGACGGATACATCGACGCGGGCGAGACCGGCGACCAGATCGTCGACCGGCTGCTCGACTCGCTGCCCCACCAGGTCGTGGCCCGCTTCGACCACGACAGGCTCGTGGACTACCGCGCCCGGCGCCCACTCCTGACGTTCAGGAGCGACCGCTGGGCCGACTACGAGGAGCCCACCCTGGACGTGCGACTCGTCCAGGACGCCACCGGCGCACCGTTCCTGCTGCTGTCAGGACCCGAGCCGGACGTCGAGTGGGAGCGCTTCGCCGCGGCCGTCCAGCAGATCGTGGAGCGCCTCGGCGTGCGCCTGTCCGTGAACTTCCACGGCATTCCCATGGGCGTACCGCACACGCGCCCCGTGGGCCTCACACCGCACGGCAACCGCACGGATCTCGTCCCGGGCCATCGCAGCCCCTTCGACGAGGCCCAGGTCCCCGGCAGCGCCGAGTCGCTGGTCGAGTACCGCCTGATGCAGGCCGGACACGACATCCTGGGCGTCGCCGCCCACGTGCCGCACTACATCGCCCGCTCTCCGTACCCGGACGCCGCGCTGACCGTCATGGAGGCCATCACCGCGGCCACCGGTCTGGTCCTGCCCGGCATCGCACACGCCCTGCGCACCGAGGCGCACCGCACGCAGACCGAGATCGACCGGCAGATCCAGGAGGGCGACGAGGAACTCGTCGCGCTCGTCCAGGGACTTGAGCACCAGTACGACGCCGCTGCGGGCGCCGAGACGCGGGGCAACATGCTGGCCGAGCCGGTGGAGATTCCGTCCGCGGACGAGATCGGGCTCGAATTCGAACGGTTCCTGGCGGAGCGGGAGGGCGACGCGTAGGCGCTCCGCTGAGGGCTCGTATTTGGCTGCGGGTTCGTTGTGGCTGGGCGCGCAGTTCCCCGCGCCCCTGTAGGGCGCCCCGTCGGGGCGATTCCTGTGGCGGGGCCTAAGCTCGTGGGCATGTTGAAGGTTGGTCTGACCGGTGGGATCGGTGCCGGTAAGAGTGAGGTGTCGCGGCTGCTCGTGGAGCACGGCGCCGTGTTGATCGATGCCGACAGGATCGCGCGGGAGGTCGTCGCGCCGGGAACAGCGGGGCTCGCGGCGGTCGTGGACGCCTTCGGCGAGGACGTGCTCGCCGAGGACGGCAGCCTTGACCGGCCCAGGCTCGGATCGATCGTCTTCGCGGACGCCGAGAAGCTCGCCGTGCTGAACACGATCGTGCACCCACTGGTGGGCGCCCGCTCCCGCGAACTCGAAGAGGCCGCCGCGGAGCACTCCGTGGTCGTGCACGACGTCCCCCTGCTCGCCGAGAACGGCCTCGCGCCGCTCTACGACCTCGTGATCGTCGTCGACGCCAGCCCCGAGACCCAGCTCGACCGGCTCGTGCGGCTGCGCGGCATGACCGAGGAGGACGCCCGCGCCCGCATGGCCGCCCAGGCCACGCGCGACAAGCGCCTGGAGATCGCGGACGTCGTCATCGACAACGACGTACCACTGGAAGCCCTGCAGCGGCGCGTACGGGACGTGTGGGCGGATCTGGTCCGGCGGGCCCGGGCGGCCTCGGAATAGTGGGCCCCTCGGGGGCGTTGATTCCGTGCAGTGAGGGAAGGACTCAGCCGTGCCCGAGACCAGCGGATTCACCGGACGTACTCCGGAGACGCATGTCATCGACTTCCGTGCCGCCGAGCAGTTGCTCGCCGCGCGGGATCCGCGGGGTGCGGTGAAGCTGCTGGACC is drawn from Streptomyces liliifuscus and contains these coding sequences:
- a CDS encoding class I SAM-dependent methyltransferase; this translates as MREGAHPGRIAAYPAQDPSHEATRALRHPLRDGRRGRVGRKRPQISTREPIIQEPEPFEPEATRREAGSGESTRANRGWWDRNADEYQVEHGTFLGDDRFVWGPEGLDEIEAELLGPMEELAGKDVLEIGAGAAQCSRWLAAQGARPVALDLSHRQLQHALRIGAKGVGLVEADAGALPFADASFDLACSAYGALPFVADPVKVLREVHRVLRPGGRFVFSVTHPIRWAFPDEPGPEGLTVTSSYFDRTPYVEQDDAGRAVYVEHHRTVGDRVRDVVAGGFRLVDLVEPQWPAWNTQEWGGWSPLRGNLIPGSAIFVCERS
- the rpsA gene encoding 30S ribosomal protein S1; its protein translation is MTSSTETTATTPQVAVNDIGNEEAFLAAIDETIKYFNDGDIVDGVIVKVDRDEVLLDIGYKTEGVIPSRELSIKHDVDPNEVVKVGDEIEALVLQKEDKEGRLILSKKRAQYERAWGTIEKIKEEDGIVTGTVIEVVKGGLILDIGLRGFLPASLVEMRRVRDLQPYVGKELEAKIIELDKNRNNVVLSRRAWLEQTQSEVRQTFLTTLQKGQVRSGVVSSIVNFGAFVDLGGVDGLVHVSELSWKHIDHPSEVVEVGQEVTVEVLDVDMDRERVSLSLKATQEDPWQQFARTHQIGQVVPGKVTKLVPFGAFVRVDEGIEGLVHISELAERHVEIPEQVVQVNDEIFVKVIDIDLERRRISLSLKQANESFGADPASVEFDPTLYGMAASYDDQGNYIYPEGFDPETNDWLEGYESQREVWENQYAEAQTRFEQHQAQVIKSREADAQAEAEGVATPGAAPAASGGSGGGGSYSSESDDNSGALASDEALAALREKLAGGQS
- a CDS encoding PAC2 family protein; the protein is MLDPQGLYAWEPKGLAVVDMALAQESAGLVMLYHFDGYIDAGETGDQIVDRLLDSLPHQVVARFDHDRLVDYRARRPLLTFRSDRWADYEEPTLDVRLVQDATGAPFLLLSGPEPDVEWERFAAAVQQIVERLGVRLSVNFHGIPMGVPHTRPVGLTPHGNRTDLVPGHRSPFDEAQVPGSAESLVEYRLMQAGHDILGVAAHVPHYIARSPYPDAALTVMEAITAATGLVLPGIAHALRTEAHRTQTEIDRQIQEGDEELVALVQGLEHQYDAAAGAETRGNMLAEPVEIPSADEIGLEFERFLAEREGDA
- the coaE gene encoding dephospho-CoA kinase, translating into MLKVGLTGGIGAGKSEVSRLLVEHGAVLIDADRIAREVVAPGTAGLAAVVDAFGEDVLAEDGSLDRPRLGSIVFADAEKLAVLNTIVHPLVGARSRELEEAAAEHSVVVHDVPLLAENGLAPLYDLVIVVDASPETQLDRLVRLRGMTEEDARARMAAQATRDKRLEIADVVIDNDVPLEALQRRVRDVWADLVRRARAASE